From a region of the Poecile atricapillus isolate bPoeAtr1 chromosome 4, bPoeAtr1.hap1, whole genome shotgun sequence genome:
- the HELQ gene encoding helicase POLQ-like isoform X1, with amino-acid sequence MAEPRLAVRRRSRSISERKRSRAPAQPVAASSPVACKRPSSGGEGPPAEAPCSHDSEEDMFGDYDSFYGNDSLMAQVDDIEDKYLQDKNMDVKADGEIILGNLQSGVHQKEQDNFSASENVVVLKSDKEGACQMCDSNPADGNQELTESVLDDLPSSQLVYFEKMNELSSASRTFPVSKGRDEHMNSFSDKIRDPLSFYAGAEHSNRPTDSSSHSKCVSFKTESLKDHLKSAMTGNARAQTLQVSKSKQLKEAVLSEEIFVARKAIESSSVDIGPFYGLSSKIKDLFRQLRGIETLYEWQHDCLMLESLQQRKNLIYSLPTSGGKTLVAEIIILQELLCRQKDVLMILPYVAIVQEKVRGLSSFGIELGFLVEEYAGSKGRFPPIKRRVKKSLYIATIEKGHALVNSLIETERIDDLGLVVVDELHMLGEGSRGAILEITLAKVLHTSKNTQIIGMSATLNNVGDLQKFLQAEYYTNNFRPVELKEYIKIGDTIYAVDSKAEDGFAFSRLLNFKYSSNLEKADPDHIIALVTEVIPKYSCLIFCSTKKSCENVASMVCKYLKKEFRAHREKEKEDLIKSLKSVGNGTVCPVLKQTIPFGIAYHHSGLTNDERKSIEEAYSSGVLCLLACTATLAAGVNLPARRVILRAPYVGNDFLKKNQYKQMIGRAGRAGIDSAGESILIVQEKDKHLVQDLVHSPLENCYSNLLLELTRGMQSLLLSLVGLKIAVTHEEIDNFMLCTLLGVQQQLLSKEKSLSEIIKDGLENLIEKGLLKGRISEKDYNSKSTLTITPLGKATYKGSIDLAYCNLLYRDLKKGLEGLVLESNLHLLYLSTPYDMTSTCSPDWMIYLRQFNQLSAAEQKVADIVGVPESFITKKASGQAIRKNVDNAVVNRFYLTFVLYTLLKETNIWSVSEKFNMSRGYVQNLLNSAASFASCLLRFCEELEEFWVYKALLTELTKRLTYCVKTELIPLMEVAGVLEARAKQLYNAGYKTLAHLANANPETLVRMIEHLSRRQAKQIVSSAKMLLSEKAEALQEEVEELLKVPTNIPGTH; translated from the exons ATGGCGGAGCCCAGGCTCGCCGTGCGGAGGAGGAGCCGCTCCATCTCGGAGCGCAAGCGGAGCCGGGCCCCGGCGCAGCCCGTCGCCGCCAGCTCGCCAGTGGCTTGCAAGAGACCGAGCTCTGGTGGCGAGGGACCCCCGGCGGAGGCCCCG TGCAGTCACGATAGCGAGGAGGATATGTTTGGTGATTACGACAGCTTTTATGGAAACGATTCATTGATGGCTCAAGTGGATGATATTGAAGACAAATACCTGCAGGATAAAAATATGGATGTGAAAGCAGATGGAGAGATCATACTTGGGAACCTGCAGTCAGGAGTTCACCAGAAAGAACAAGATAacttttctgcttcagaaaatgTGGTTGTCCTTAAAAGTGACAAAGAGGGTGCTTGCCAAATGTGTGACAGTAACCCAGCTGATGGCAATCAAGAATTAACTGAGTCTGTTTTAGATGACTTGCCATCATCACAACTtgtgtattttgaaaaaatgaaTGAACTTTCTTCTGCTTCTAGAACATTTCCAGTCTCAAAAGGGAGGGATGAACATATGAATTCTTTCTCAGACAAAATTAGGGACCCATTGTCTTTTTATGCTGGTGCTGAACACAGTAACAGACCTACTGACTCTTCCTCACACTCCAAGTGTGTTTCATTTAAAACTGAGAGTCTCAAAGATCACCTGAAAAGTGCTATGACTGGAAATGCTAGAGCCCAGACGCTGCAGGTCTCCAAGTCCAAGCAGCTCAAAGAAGCTGTTTTATCTGAAGAGATTTTTGTGGCTAGGAAAGCTATTGAATCTTCTTCTGTCGATATAGGCCCTTTTTACGGATTATCTAGCAAGATTAAAGATTTATTCAGACAACTTCGAGGGATTGAAACACTTTATG agTGGCAGCATGACTGCTTAATGTTAGAATCCCTACAGCAAAGGAAGAACTTGATATACTCATTGCCAACCAGTGGTGGAAAAACTCTTGTAGCTGAAATAATAATTCTCCAAGAATTACTCTGCAGGCAGAAGGATGTTCTGATGATCCTGCCGTATGTTGCCATTGTCCAAGAAAAG gTTAGGGGTTTATCGAGTTTTGGGATAGAATTGGGTTTCCTGGTTGAAGAATATGCAGGAAGTAAAGGACGATTTCCACCAATCAAAAGGAGAGTTAAAAAATCTCTTTATATTGCTACTATAGAAAAAGGACACGCTCTGGTGAACTCCTTGATCGAAACAGAAAGAATCGATGACCTTGGCCTGGTTGTGGTAGATGAG CTCCATATGCTTGGGGAGGGAAGTCGTGGAGCAATTCTGGAAATTACTCTTGCAAAAGTTCTTCACACCAGCA aaaatacaCAAATCATTGGCATGAGTGCAACATTAAATAATGTTGGAGACCTGCAGAAGTTCCTGCAAGCAGAGTACTACACTAATAATTTTAGACCG GTAGAATTAAAGGAATACATAAAGATAGGAGACACCATTTATGCAGTTGACAGCAAAGCAGAAGATGGCTTTGCTTTTTCACGGCTCCTTAATTTCAAG TATTCTAGTAATTTGGAGAAAGCAGATCCTGACCACATCATTGCACTGGTTACTGAAGTTATTCCTAAATATTCCTGCCTAATCTTTTGTTCCACTAAAAAGAGTTGTGAAAATGTAGCTTCAATGGTGTGCAAGTACCTCAAGAA AGAATTTAGAGCTcacagggagaaagaaaaagaagatctcATCAAGAGCCTGAAGAGTGTTGGAAATGGAACTGTCTGTCCTGTTTTGAAGCAAACAATCCCTTTTGGTATTGCCTATCACCATAGTGGCCTTACAAatgatgaaagaaaaagcatagAGGAAGCTTATTCTTCAGGTGTCCTGTGTCTGCTTGCTTGCACAGCCACTCTAGCTGCTGGAGTCAACCTGCCAGCTAGAAG GGTGATTCTCAGAGCTCCTTATGTTGGCAATGACTTCTTGAAGAAGAACCAGTATAAACAAATGATTGGCAGAGCTGGTCGAGCTGGTATTGACAGTGCTGGAGAAAGTATTCTCATAGTGCAAGAAAAAGACAAACACTTG GTTCAGGATTTAGTTCACAGTCCTTTGGAGAACTGCTACAGCAATCTTCTGCTGGAGTTGACCAGGGGAATGCAGAGCCTGTTGTTATCTTTGGTTGGACTGAAG ATAGCAGTTACCCATGAGGAAATAGACAATTTTATGCTCTGTACATTGCTGGGTGTTCAGCAGCAGCTACTGTCTAAAGAGAAGAGCCTCTCAGAGATAATTAAAGATGGGCTGGAAAATCTAATAGAAAAAGGACTCCTAAAAGGAAGAATATCTGAGAAGGACTACAATTCCAAATCTACACTGACAATCACACCCTTGGGTAAAGCTACGTATAAGG GCTCAATAGATTTGGCATACTGCAATCTTCTGTACAGAGACTTGAAGAAGGGTTTGGAAGGGCTGGTTCTCGAGAGCAATCTTCATCTCCTGTATCTGTCAACTCCCTATGATATGACTTCTACCTGTAGCCCAGATTGGATGATATACTTGAGACAG ttcAACCAGCTAAGTGCAGCAGAGCAAAAAGTAGCAGATATTGTGGGAGTACCTGAAAGCTTTATTACAAAAAAGGCTTCTGGTCAAGCCATCAGAAAG AATGTGGACAATGCCGTGGTGAACAGGTTCTACCTGACGTTTGTCCTTTATACCCTACTGAAAGAGACCAATATATGGAGTGTTTCAGAGAAATTTAATATGTCCCGGGGATATGTGCAAAATCTCCTCAATTCTGCTGCCTCCTTTGCATCCTGCCTTCTACGTTTCTGTGAG GAATTGGAAGAATTCTGGGTTTACAAAGCCTTGCTGACAGAACTTACCAAGCGTTTGACATACTGTGTTAAGACAGAACTCATCCCTCTGATGGAGGTAGCAGGGGTTCTAGAG GCACGAGCAAAACAGCTTTACAACGCAGGGTACAAAACTTTAGCACACTTGGCTAATGCAAATCCAGAAACTCTGGTGCGGATGATTGAGCACTTGTCACGACGTCAAGCCAAACAAATAGTTTCATCTGCAAAG
- the MRPS18C gene encoding small ribosomal subunit protein bS18m, translated as MAARAVAARRPWQRLVPAALWARPRRLQHEGQPERSDQPIHMENPYEDPPKRCVLCGINVDYKNVQLLSQFVSPYTGSIYGRHITGLCNKKQKEITKAIKRAHVFGFMPIMFKNPQFLTDPKLCNIKHPE; from the exons ATGGCGGCGCGGGCCGTGGCGGCGCGGAGGCCCTGGCAGCGCCTGGTTCCCG CGGCGCTGTGGGCGCGGCCGCGCCGCCTGCAGCATGAGGGACAACCCGAGCGCTCCGACCAG CCCATACACATGGAGAACCCCTATGAAGACCCTCCAAAGAGATGTGTCTTATGTGGAATAAATGTGGACTATAAGAATGTGCAG CTTCTTTCCCAGTTTGTTTCTCCATATACTGGCTCCATTTATGGCAGGCATATCACAG GCTTGTGTAAtaagaagcagaaggaaattaCAAAGGCCATTAAAAGAGCTCATGTATTTG gatttATGCCGATTATGTTTAAGAACCCACAATTTCTCACAGACCCCAAGCTATGTAATATCAAACATCCCGAGTGA
- the HELQ gene encoding helicase POLQ-like isoform X2, with product MLGEGSRGAILEITLAKVLHTSKNTQIIGMSATLNNVGDLQKFLQAEYYTNNFRPVELKEYIKIGDTIYAVDSKAEDGFAFSRLLNFKYSSNLEKADPDHIIALVTEVIPKYSCLIFCSTKKSCENVASMVCKYLKKEFRAHREKEKEDLIKSLKSVGNGTVCPVLKQTIPFGIAYHHSGLTNDERKSIEEAYSSGVLCLLACTATLAAGVNLPARRVILRAPYVGNDFLKKNQYKQMIGRAGRAGIDSAGESILIVQEKDKHLVQDLVHSPLENCYSNLLLELTRGMQSLLLSLVGLKIAVTHEEIDNFMLCTLLGVQQQLLSKEKSLSEIIKDGLENLIEKGLLKGRISEKDYNSKSTLTITPLGKATYKGSIDLAYCNLLYRDLKKGLEGLVLESNLHLLYLSTPYDMTSTCSPDWMIYLRQFNQLSAAEQKVADIVGVPESFITKKASGQAIRKNVDNAVVNRFYLTFVLYTLLKETNIWSVSEKFNMSRGYVQNLLNSAASFASCLLRFCEELEEFWVYKALLTELTKRLTYCVKTELIPLMEVAGVLEARAKQLYNAGYKTLAHLANANPETLVRMIEHLSRRQAKQIVSSAKMLLSEKAEALQEEVEELLKVPTNIPGTH from the exons ATGCTTGGGGAGGGAAGTCGTGGAGCAATTCTGGAAATTACTCTTGCAAAAGTTCTTCACACCAGCA aaaatacaCAAATCATTGGCATGAGTGCAACATTAAATAATGTTGGAGACCTGCAGAAGTTCCTGCAAGCAGAGTACTACACTAATAATTTTAGACCG GTAGAATTAAAGGAATACATAAAGATAGGAGACACCATTTATGCAGTTGACAGCAAAGCAGAAGATGGCTTTGCTTTTTCACGGCTCCTTAATTTCAAG TATTCTAGTAATTTGGAGAAAGCAGATCCTGACCACATCATTGCACTGGTTACTGAAGTTATTCCTAAATATTCCTGCCTAATCTTTTGTTCCACTAAAAAGAGTTGTGAAAATGTAGCTTCAATGGTGTGCAAGTACCTCAAGAA AGAATTTAGAGCTcacagggagaaagaaaaagaagatctcATCAAGAGCCTGAAGAGTGTTGGAAATGGAACTGTCTGTCCTGTTTTGAAGCAAACAATCCCTTTTGGTATTGCCTATCACCATAGTGGCCTTACAAatgatgaaagaaaaagcatagAGGAAGCTTATTCTTCAGGTGTCCTGTGTCTGCTTGCTTGCACAGCCACTCTAGCTGCTGGAGTCAACCTGCCAGCTAGAAG GGTGATTCTCAGAGCTCCTTATGTTGGCAATGACTTCTTGAAGAAGAACCAGTATAAACAAATGATTGGCAGAGCTGGTCGAGCTGGTATTGACAGTGCTGGAGAAAGTATTCTCATAGTGCAAGAAAAAGACAAACACTTG GTTCAGGATTTAGTTCACAGTCCTTTGGAGAACTGCTACAGCAATCTTCTGCTGGAGTTGACCAGGGGAATGCAGAGCCTGTTGTTATCTTTGGTTGGACTGAAG ATAGCAGTTACCCATGAGGAAATAGACAATTTTATGCTCTGTACATTGCTGGGTGTTCAGCAGCAGCTACTGTCTAAAGAGAAGAGCCTCTCAGAGATAATTAAAGATGGGCTGGAAAATCTAATAGAAAAAGGACTCCTAAAAGGAAGAATATCTGAGAAGGACTACAATTCCAAATCTACACTGACAATCACACCCTTGGGTAAAGCTACGTATAAGG GCTCAATAGATTTGGCATACTGCAATCTTCTGTACAGAGACTTGAAGAAGGGTTTGGAAGGGCTGGTTCTCGAGAGCAATCTTCATCTCCTGTATCTGTCAACTCCCTATGATATGACTTCTACCTGTAGCCCAGATTGGATGATATACTTGAGACAG ttcAACCAGCTAAGTGCAGCAGAGCAAAAAGTAGCAGATATTGTGGGAGTACCTGAAAGCTTTATTACAAAAAAGGCTTCTGGTCAAGCCATCAGAAAG AATGTGGACAATGCCGTGGTGAACAGGTTCTACCTGACGTTTGTCCTTTATACCCTACTGAAAGAGACCAATATATGGAGTGTTTCAGAGAAATTTAATATGTCCCGGGGATATGTGCAAAATCTCCTCAATTCTGCTGCCTCCTTTGCATCCTGCCTTCTACGTTTCTGTGAG GAATTGGAAGAATTCTGGGTTTACAAAGCCTTGCTGACAGAACTTACCAAGCGTTTGACATACTGTGTTAAGACAGAACTCATCCCTCTGATGGAGGTAGCAGGGGTTCTAGAG GCACGAGCAAAACAGCTTTACAACGCAGGGTACAAAACTTTAGCACACTTGGCTAATGCAAATCCAGAAACTCTGGTGCGGATGATTGAGCACTTGTCACGACGTCAAGCCAAACAAATAGTTTCATCTGCAAAG